In Phoenix dactylifera cultivar Barhee BC4 unplaced genomic scaffold, palm_55x_up_171113_PBpolish2nd_filt_p 000267F, whole genome shotgun sequence, a genomic segment contains:
- the LOC103720703 gene encoding pentatricopeptide repeat-containing protein At4g38150-like, whose translation MAVTGAAVAILPRSLLSSSSSSCHHLLLLFTVSSRRFRSFSSLSLSAPLLFLKPHYLHRNLPIPCSNPRPRPPLSLSLSLSARGFAASSSSGSSLTNPTTSFDWSDDENDGEDGTATAKSKKKTTTVDDKSRNLPPPYDPFSKKPVIEEPSDPSNLQEIFHKMRTEGLTNHAIKMFDALSKDGLTHEALELFSVIKDKGSMPDVVAHTAVIEAYANAGGHSKDALRTFDRMLASGVSPNAYTYTILIKGLARDGKLPEARKYLLEMIGKGMRPNAGTYLAVFEAHVKGDSTDDARALLEEMKGKGFVPDEKAVRENLSKRGQVFRSIMSLLFGK comes from the coding sequence ATGGCAGTGACTGGCGCAGCCGTGGCAATTCTTCCTCGTTCCCTGCTCTCGTCCTCTTCCTCTAGTTGCCATCACCTCCTCCTCTTATTCACCGTTTCCTCTCGCCGCTTCCGTtcgttctcctctctctctctctccgcacctctcctcttcctaaaaccccaCTACCTCCACCGCAACCTCCCAATCCCTTGCTCTAACCCCAGGCCCAgacctcctctctccctctccctctccctctccgccCGCGGCTTCgccgcctcttcctcctccggtTCCAGCTTGACCAACCCCACCACCTCCTTCGACTGGTCCGACGACGAGAATGACGGCGAGGACGGCACCGCCACCGCCAAGTCgaagaagaagacgacgacGGTCGACGACAAGAGCCGCAATCTTCCCCCACCCTACGATCCCTTCAGCAAGAAGCCGGTGATCGAGGAGCCCAGCGACCCGTCCAACCTCCAGGAGATCTTCCACAAGATGCGCACCGAGGGCCTCACCAACCACGCCATCAAGATGTTCGACGCCCTGTCCAAGGACGGCCTCACCCACGAGGCCCTCGAGCTCTTCTCCGTCATCAAGGACAAGGGCTCGATGCCCGACGTCGTCGCCCACACCGCCGTCATCGAGGCCTATGCCAACGCCGGCGGCCACTCCAAGGACGCCCTCCGCACCTTCGACCGCATGCTCGCCTCCGGCGTCTCCCCCAACGCCTACACCTACACCATCCTCATCAAGGGCCTCGCGAGGGACGGCAAGCTCCCCGAGGCCCGGAAGTACCTGCTGGAGATGATCGGCAAGGGGATGCGGCCCAACGCCGGCACCTACCTGGCCGTGTTCGAGGCGCACGTCAAGGGGGACAGCACGGACGACGCCAGGGCGCTGCTGGAGGAGATGAAGGGGAAAGGGTTCGTGCCGGATGAGAAAGCGGTCAGGGAGAACCTCAGCAAGCGGGGCCAGGTATTCAGAAGCATCATGAGCTTGCTCTTCGGCAAGTGA
- the LOC103720713 gene encoding uncharacterized protein LOC103720713, translating to MVGTVDGGLKERRKKVSGEQKRFIGVRQRPSGRWVAEIKDSLQKVRLWLGTFDTAEDAARAYDQAARTLRGANARTNFDSTSTPSGAGATGGHDHPLEDMPPFSFEDHSGESSEGLVGALQAKLLDGKLANALGARLSLHAGRKEEAGVPNLGLWPTSSTGQEAGVAARPLTGRKARLFLSPSILDGPSSSSSSSSGVFSASTGSTAAPTGGMSQSFDPCLGPQSSTRGKVEAAASASTDRPDAQAPAGAKGFGSPSTISFLTLEEDEESARGPWDHRQLYI from the coding sequence ATGGTCGGGACGGTCGATGGTGGTCTCAAAGAACGGAGGAAGAAGGTGTCGGGAGAGCAGAAGAGGTTCATCGGAGTGCGGCAGAGGCCGTCCGGAAGGTGGGTGGCGGAGATCAAGGACTCGTTGCAGAAGGTCAGGCTGTGGCTCGGAACGTTCGACACGGCCGAGGACGCGGCACGGGCATATGACCAAGCTGCCCGAACCCTCCGTGGAGCCAATGCACGCACCAACTTCGATTCCACTAGTACCCCCTCTGGAGCTGGAGCCACAGGGGGTCATGACCATCCCTTGGAGGACATGCCACCCTTCTCGTTCGAGGATCACAGCGGCGAGTCATCAGAGGGGCTTGTCGGTGCGCTGCAGGCGAAGCTGCTTGATGGGAAGCTGGCAAATGCTCTCGGTGCCAGGCTATCACTGCATGCTGGCCGGAAAGAAGAAGCCGGCGTGCCCAATCTTGGTTTGTGGCCAACATCATCCACGGGCCAGGAGGCCGGGGTGGCAGCGAGGCCCTTAACCGGACGGAAAGCGCGCCTTTTCCTCTCGCCCAGCATCCTGGATGGCCCCAGTTCTTCCAGTTCCAGCTCCTCTGGTGTCTTTAGCGCCAGCACGGGCTCCACTGCTGCACCCACAGGTGGCATGTCGCAATCTTTTGATCCATGCTTGGGTCCGCAATCCTCCACGAGGGGGAAGGTGGAAGCTGCTGCAAGCGCGAGCACGGATCGGCCGGATGCCCAGGCGCCTGCAGGGGCAAAGGGTTTTGGGTCCCCCAGCACTATTTCTTTTCTAACtttggaggaggatgaggagagtGCCCGGGGTCCCTGGGATCACCGGCAATTATATATATAG